One Desulfobulbus oligotrophicus DNA segment encodes these proteins:
- the dnaN gene encoding DNA polymerase III subunit beta, producing MSLHFNVNREAFLKALASQQNITNKKGTLAILDNVMIEGETDKIILTVTDLEIGLKLVIPAEVMNTGVLTLPSKKLFELARESGSTDITFQEQENHWVEIIAGSSVYRLAGMTAEEFPQFPIYDEEHMVHIESEILTDLVDKTSFSMALDKENMFTLTASLLQKITKNDQLFLKMITSDGHRLTIMSKEVDKSVENLMVQPTTLIPRRGIQEIRKFCENKTSFSFGIEPKQAVLKNEDSLLIIRLMEGDFPDFQGLLNMLSKDNPIYIDRLRFLEGLKRINLFTEDLFHAIKIDIKENNMILTSQNADFGSAKDELPIEYSSKPLSLGFNCRYFIETLQVIEGSTITISINSEESPCMITSKEDEGFLSIIMPMKI from the coding sequence ATGAGCCTTCATTTCAATGTCAACAGAGAGGCATTTCTTAAAGCTCTTGCTTCACAACAAAACATAACCAATAAAAAAGGTACTTTAGCTATACTTGACAATGTGATGATCGAAGGTGAAACAGATAAAATCATCTTAACCGTTACTGATTTAGAAATAGGTCTTAAGTTGGTCATCCCGGCAGAGGTAATGAACACAGGTGTTCTGACTTTACCTTCAAAGAAATTATTTGAATTAGCCAGGGAATCAGGATCGACTGATATCACTTTTCAGGAACAGGAAAATCATTGGGTAGAGATTATTGCTGGATCAAGTGTTTATCGTTTAGCTGGTATGACTGCTGAAGAATTTCCTCAGTTTCCTATCTATGATGAGGAACATATGGTTCATATAGAGAGTGAAATACTGACAGATCTGGTTGATAAAACCAGCTTTTCAATGGCTCTCGACAAAGAAAACATGTTTACTTTAACAGCATCTTTACTACAAAAAATTACAAAAAATGATCAACTCTTTCTAAAGATGATAACATCTGATGGACATCGCCTCACCATCATGAGTAAGGAGGTTGATAAAAGTGTTGAAAATTTAATGGTACAGCCGACTACTCTTATTCCAAGACGTGGAATTCAAGAAATACGTAAATTTTGTGAAAATAAAACATCTTTTTCGTTTGGTATCGAACCAAAACAGGCAGTGCTTAAAAATGAGGATTCTTTATTGATTATCCGTTTAATGGAAGGTGATTTTCCTGATTTTCAAGGATTACTCAATATGTTGTCTAAAGATAATCCAATTTATATTGATCGTCTTCGTTTTTTAGAGGGATTAAAAAGAATAAATTTATTCACAGAAGATTTATTTCATGCTATTAAAATAGATATTAAAGAAAATAATATGATACTTACTTCACAAAATGCTGATTTTGGATCAGCAAAAGATGAATTACCAATTGAATATTCTTCAAAACCTCTTTCACTTGGATTTAATTGTAGATATTTTATCGAGACTCTTCAGGTTATTGAAGGATCTACTATAACAATAAGTATCAATAGTGAAGAAAGCCCATGTATGATAACTTCAAAAGAGGATGAAGGTTTTCTTAGTATTATTATGCCTATGAAAATATGA